The DNA region AATCTTTATCTATTTGTCTATCTAATTGAAGTGCAGTTAGTGTCGATATATCTAATTTATTTTGTTTCAACATTAAAAATGATGTTGTTGTATCCGGATAAAATTTATATTTAATTTTATCAATTTTAGGTCTACCTTCAAAGTAGTTATCATTTGCTTTTAATATAATATCTGATGAGTTTTTTAAATCTTTTAAAATATAAGGCCCTGTTCCAATTGGATGTTTATTAAACTTGCTAGTCATTAAATTTTTTTCATTCTTTAAAATATGATAAGGAAGTAATCCCACTAACCAAATTTCTAAGGCTTTAAAGTAAGGTTCAGTATATTTAATTTCAACAGTATATTTATCTAAAGCTTTTACACTTTTTACTTTATTATAATTTGATCTAAATGATACATATATTTTAGGATTAATTATTGTATTGTAAGTAAAAATAATATCTTTAGAAGTAACTTCTTTTTTATCGTGCCACAATACATGTTTTTTTAATTTTATAATTAAAGTTGTTTTATTTGTAAATTTAAATGATTTTGCAATATCAGGAATAATATTGCCATCTTTATCATATTTTAATAAGCCATTAAAAAGCCATTGAGATATTTCTGTACTAGCTGTATCATTCGATAAAATAGGATTTAACTTACTAGGACTTGAACTAATAGATAAATTTAATGTGCTAGCAACTAAAAGATTTGTAATTAAAAAAAATAGTAAAATTGTTTTTTTCATATATTATTGTAGTGTTTTTTTATAAAAAAATAGATAAAAAAAAAGGAAGCAAAAATTGCTTCCTTTGATAATACGGGAATCGTTGTAATCGACAAAAGCCAAAATTGTTTTGTGCAAATTATCTTTTTGAGAACTGAGTTGATTTTCTCGCTTTTTTTCTTCCGTATTTTTTTCTTTCAACGCTTCTAGCATCTCTTGTTAATAATCCATAAGGTTTTAAAATAGCTCTGAATTGTTCATCATAAGCAACTAATGCTCTAGAAATACCATGTCTAATTGCATCAGCTTGTGCAGAATATCCTCCACCTAATGATTTAACTACGATGTTTACAGAAGTTTCTTGTTTAGATACTTCAAGTGGTTGCATAACTCTTTTTTTAATTGATTCAAGACCACCTAACCACTCATCCAAAGATTGACCGTTAATTGTAAGTTGACCATTACCACTTTCAAGCCATACTTTTGCTACAGCTGTTTTTCTTCTTCCTGTTGCGTAAACTTTTGCCATTAGTCTTATCCTTTAATTTGCGCAGTGTGAGGGTGCTCAGAACCTGCATATACTTTTAATTTTTTTAACATTTCTTTACCAAGTTTAGTTTTTGGTAGCATACCTCTAGTAGCTAATTTATATAACTTCTCTGGATTTTTTTCAAACATATCTGACATTCTGTGAGTTTTTGTACTACCAAAATATCCTGAGTGAGTATAATAATTTTTATCTTCTAGTTTTGTTCCAGAAAATTTTGCTTTAGAAGCATTAATAATTACAACATAATCTCCACAATCTACATGAGGAGTATAAGAAGGTTTATGTTTACCTCTTAAGATAGTAGCAACTTCAGTAATAATTCTACCAAATACTTTATCAGTTGCATCTACTACTATCCAATCTCTCTCGATTTCGTTAGCTTTTGCCATTTGAGTAAATTTCATTTATTTCTCCGATTTGATTAATGAGGTGAAATAATATTCAAATAAAGCTTAATTATTACTTAAATTAAGTAATTTTTAATATTTTATTGTAAATTCAGAACCTTCATGGATTTTACTTTTAACTTCAAGTTTAAAATTATGTAATGAAAGTATAGAATGAACAATAAAAAGACCTAGTCCAAGAGAGTTGTTCCATCCATTTTTTGATACACGATAAAATTTTTTATTAATTTTACTTAGTTCTTTTTCTTCAATACCTATGCCTTTATCAATAATACTAATGTATGAGTTAGTAATCTTAACTTTTACATCATTTTCAGAGTATTTCAAAGCATTTTCAATCAAATTTGTAAGAACCATTTCCATTAGTGTTTCATCAATATCTAAAATAACATCTTCTCCTTCGATTGATACTTCATGATCTTTATATTTATCTTTTAAATCAGATATTACTCTTTTACAAATAGTTATCATTGAACATTTATTAAAAGTTGTTTGCTGTTTTCCTTCTTCTAATTTTAGTGATAATCTTAATTTATCAATTATTTGAGTCATTTTATTACCGTTTGATTGTATTTTATTTAAAAATTTCTCTTTCATAGTCTCTGGTAAATCAGGATCTGCTAATAATGTTTCACTATATCCAGAAATAATTGCAATAGGATTTTTGAATTCGTGAGATATTGCAGAAATAATCTCATCTTTTTGTCTATTTGCAAGTTTTAGTTTTGCTGTTTGTTTTGCTTTTTGTTTCTCTTTTTTTGATAATTTTTGTGCAACTTTATTTAATAGTTTTGCAATTTTATCAAACTCTTGAGTATATGTAGAACTAATTTCATAATTTATTTTCTTGTCACTTAAATCAATAAGATACTTTAAAATAGAATCTGTTTCATTTTTTATTTTTATACTTACAAAATAAGTTACAATAAATGCAAGAATTAAAAATATTGTAATAATTGCAATAACATGAAAAGATAATTTGATAAAGTTTTTTTGTATTTTGTCTGTATAATCTGCAAGTCTTATATAATATGTGTTATCCTGAAGTTTAACTTTTTTAGCTACATATAATAGTTCTTTATCTAGAGTTTTAGAATAACGAATAATTTTTCCAATTCCATCATATTTAGCATGAATAATTTCATATCTATTTTTATGGTTGCCCATTTTTGTCTTATCTCTATCACTTTCTACAATTACTTTTCCATTTTCATTTATTATTGTAATTCTTAGATTTGTTCTTTTTTTAAACTCTTTAGCTACTTTTTGTATATCGTTTATGTTATGTAGAACTAAAGATAATGAATCTATATTTTGAGATAAGTTTTTTTCAATTTGATCCATGTATATATTTTTGGACCAAAAATAAGTTGTAAAACTTATACTTAAAAAAATTAAAACAAAGATAATTCCATAAATTCTAAGAAAAAGTTGATGTATTTTTAACAAAAGATATATCCTTCCCCTCTAATTGATTTAATGTACTGTTTTTTCGAATCTGGATCTATTTTTGCTTTTAATCTTTTGATTGCAACATTTACTGTTTTTAATTTTTTATCAAATGAGTCTTCCCATACAGAATTTAAAAGATGTTCTCTTGATAATAAAATATCTTTATTTTTAATAAATTCTAAAAGTAAATCATGCTCAAGATGTGTTAATTCTATAGGTTCATCTTCAATATAAAATCGTTTATTATTTGCTTTGTAAATAATATCTCTAACTTTTAATATTTCAATATCCTTAGAGGTTCTTTTTAATACAGCTTTTACTCTTGCAACTAATTCTTTTAAGTTAAAAGGTTTTGTTATGTAATCATCTGCATGATTTTCAAATCCTTCTAAAATATCTTCATCTTTATCTTTTGCAGTTACATAAATGACTGGATTATTATATCCTTTAGATTTTAATTCATTAACAAATGTAGCTCCGTCTACTCCTGGAAGATTTCTATCCATCAAAATTAAATCTACTTTTTCTTCATCTAATATTTGATTTAAAACAGGGTTTATATTTAAACATCCAATAGTCTCAAATCCAGCTTTTTGTAAAGTATATTCTAAAAGTTCTAATATATCTTCTTCATCTTCAACTATTAGTATTAATTTGTTTTTCATTTTTATCCTCTTTTAAATCTTCTAGAAACTCTTTTTTACCTGGAGAGTATTTTATAGCAAGTATTCTAAATATAAAGAAAACCATAATTACAACTAATAAAAAAAGAATAGTAAAATAATCTTTTTGAGGTTTAGATGTATAAATTACAACATCTCTAATTAAAAATATTATAAAAATATCTATAACAAATCTTAGTCTTAATTTTTCTTTTTTTATAAAATCAGAAATCATTTTCATAACTTCTATTATTACAATAAATTCTAACATTAAAACTATTGTTTTTTGAAAATCTAAATTTGCAACTAAGATAATTATAAATATAACTAATGCTGCTAAAAACTCATAATTGTTTTCAAAATAATTTTTAATCTTTTTTATAGCTCTTTTCATAATTTATTGTTCTAATTCTCCCCCAATATGAGCAAATATTATTAAATTTGCGATGCTTGAAGCTCTATCTGCACATTTTTCTAATCTTCTTAAACTACTTAATAAATTAAAATAATCTTTTGAAAGTTCATAGTTATTAGTTATTAGTTTCAAAATATTTTTTTCTACCATAGCGTATAAATCGTCAGTTTTACTCTCTTCAACTAATACTTTATTAAATGATTCTTCAATTATCTTTTCATTGTGTTCATCAAGCATTGAAAGAGTTATTTCTAATGCATTTGCAGCAGCTTTTTGCAAAGGAATTGCATATTCTAAAATAGCTGTTTCATCTAATTCTTCTGAAAAAGACTTTCTAAAAGTTTTTATAAATGTTTTGGAATTAGAACCTGCTCTAACTAATTCATTTGTTATTTTTAAGTAAGAAACCATTTCTCTTAAATCTTTTGCTTCTGGAGAATATAATGCTAGAGTAGTTACAATCATATTATCAATTTCATTTGATCTTGAAACTAATTTTTTTAATGACAAATCAATATCATTAAATAGTGAAATATCATGATCTTTTAAAGCTTTTAATGAGATTTTATTAGCCTTTAAAACAAATTGTCCTATTTGTTTGATTTCATTTCTAATAATCTCAACTTTATCTTCATACGTTTTTAACATTATTTAAATCTCCTGCAATATAAACTTTTGTTTTTCTATTAATTGAGTTTAATGTAAAAGTTGTTTCATTTATTAATTTTAATACCAACAGTTACAGTAAGTGTTATGCAATAAATACTTTAAGAAATTCCTGATAGTATTTTAAATAAAAGCAATTAAAGTATTTGTTTTTACACAAATACTTTATTAAATTTTTATAATTTTATAAAATAATGGTTACAAGAAGGTTACAGTAAAATTGATATACCTAAAGGATTTTTCATCTGTTTAGAAGCTTTTTTGATTTTACCTAATATAGTATCAAGATTTTTAGAATTAGAATTCTGATTTATTTCAATAATAGCGGAAGAGACACTAAGTAAATCAAATTCTCTTATTTCACCAAATCTATCTTTTGTTTTTATATAACCATTTTCAATATCTTCATCATTATATAAGCTACTTACACTATTTTTGAAAAGTATTTGTATTTCATTTATTTGTTCATATACTTCTTTATAATCTAAATTTCTAAATCCTACAAAAAAGTCATCTCCTCCAATATGTGCAATAAGTGAACTTTTATTCAACTCTTTTTGTAATAATTCTGAAAAAATGAGAATAGCTCTATCACCTTGTCTAAATCCATAATAATCATTAAAAGGTTTAAAGTCATTAAAGTCAAAATAAACAATATGTGTTTTTTGATTTTCTTTAAAACTGTCTTGAATAAATTTATCTATTTGATTATTACCTGGAAGTTTTGTTAATGGATTCTGATTTTGTGCAATTTCTATATTTCTTTTATAGGATAAAGATAAAAGATTATTTACATTAATAAATCCCAAATAACAATTATCTTTTGTTACAAATATACCTTTTGATTCATTCCCTCTTAAGTTAAACATTTCTAATGTTTTATCAATGCCCCAAGAAACTTCAATTGATAAAGATGATCTTATATATGTGCTTAATTTTGATCTAAAAGATTTATTTTGTGCCAATGACATACCATATTGAGAATATGATAATTTTTTTATATCAACTTCATAAATTACTCCAACTAAGGCACTATTCTCATCTGTAATAGGAACAAAAGTATTTGTAGGAAACTCTTTGAAATATAAAAAGAGATCATGCAGTGTAGAGTTTATATTTAACGGTTCTATATATTGTATATAAGTTTTATCAATTAAATTATTATTGCTTTTTCTTTTATCATTTTTAAATAGATTTGGAACATTTTCATATGAATCTTTTATCTCTGCTATATTAAGAGTTGGTCTCGCAATTAAAAAACCTTGTATAAAATCGATATCAATATCTTTGCAAGTATAATATTCACCAATATCTTCTATTCCTTCTGCAATTACTTTTATCCCCATCACATGAGCCATATCTACAATTGAAGAACAAAACAGTTTTTTTCTTGAGTCCTTATTTATATTTCGTATAAAAAATCTATCAAGTTTTATAAAATGTGCTTCACTTAAATATAATAATTCTAAGCCAGAAATTCCAGTACCAAAATCATCAATTGCAATGTGAAATCCCTCATTCTTATAATTATTTAATATCTTATTTATCATCAATTTATTTTGCATTGTTCCATTTTCTGTTATTTCAAAACAAATTGATTCTTCTTTTATATTTAACTCTTTTAAAATTAAAGAAGTGTTTCCTTCTTTAAAATCTGGCATATAAAGAAGTCTATTATCTAAATTATAAAATAATTTTAAATTATAAATTTTTATATGATTGAATTTTTTGA from Malaciobacter molluscorum LMG 25693 includes:
- the rpsI gene encoding 30S ribosomal protein S9; translation: MAKVYATGRRKTAVAKVWLESGNGQLTINGQSLDEWLGGLESIKKRVMQPLEVSKQETSVNIVVKSLGGGYSAQADAIRHGISRALVAYDEQFRAILKPYGLLTRDARSVERKKYGRKKARKSTQFSKR
- the rplM gene encoding 50S ribosomal protein L13, translating into MKFTQMAKANEIERDWIVVDATDKVFGRIITEVATILRGKHKPSYTPHVDCGDYVVIINASKAKFSGTKLEDKNYYTHSGYFGSTKTHRMSDMFEKNPEKLYKLATRGMLPKTKLGKEMLKKLKVYAGSEHPHTAQIKG
- a CDS encoding HAMP domain-containing sensor histidine kinase: MLKIHQLFLRIYGIIFVLIFLSISFTTYFWSKNIYMDQIEKNLSQNIDSLSLVLHNINDIQKVAKEFKKRTNLRITIINENGKVIVESDRDKTKMGNHKNRYEIIHAKYDGIGKIIRYSKTLDKELLYVAKKVKLQDNTYYIRLADYTDKIQKNFIKLSFHVIAIITIFLILAFIVTYFVSIKIKNETDSILKYLIDLSDKKINYEISSTYTQEFDKIAKLLNKVAQKLSKKEKQKAKQTAKLKLANRQKDEIISAISHEFKNPIAIISGYSETLLADPDLPETMKEKFLNKIQSNGNKMTQIIDKLRLSLKLEEGKQQTTFNKCSMITICKRVISDLKDKYKDHEVSIEGEDVILDIDETLMEMVLTNLIENALKYSENDVKVKITNSYISIIDKGIGIEEKELSKINKKFYRVSKNGWNNSLGLGLFIVHSILSLHNFKLEVKSKIHEGSEFTIKY
- a CDS encoding response regulator transcription factor, with protein sequence MKNKLILIVEDEEDILELLEYTLQKAGFETIGCLNINPVLNQILDEEKVDLILMDRNLPGVDGATFVNELKSKGYNNPVIYVTAKDKDEDILEGFENHADDYITKPFNLKELVARVKAVLKRTSKDIEILKVRDIIYKANNKRFYIEDEPIELTHLEHDLLLEFIKNKDILLSREHLLNSVWEDSFDKKLKTVNVAIKRLKAKIDPDSKKQYIKSIRGEGYIFC
- a CDS encoding phosphate-starvation-inducible PsiE family protein; protein product: MKRAIKKIKNYFENNYEFLAALVIFIIILVANLDFQKTIVLMLEFIVIIEVMKMISDFIKKEKLRLRFVIDIFIIFLIRDVVIYTSKPQKDYFTILFLLVVIMVFFIFRILAIKYSPGKKEFLEDLKEDKNEKQINTNS
- a CDS encoding phosphate signaling complex PhoU family protein, whose amino-acid sequence is MLKTYEDKVEIIRNEIKQIGQFVLKANKISLKALKDHDISLFNDIDLSLKKLVSRSNEIDNMIVTTLALYSPEAKDLREMVSYLKITNELVRAGSNSKTFIKTFRKSFSEELDETAILEYAIPLQKAAANALEITLSMLDEHNEKIIEESFNKVLVEESKTDDLYAMVEKNILKLITNNYELSKDYFNLLSSLRRLEKCADRASSIANLIIFAHIGGELEQ
- a CDS encoding GGDEF domain-containing protein; amino-acid sequence: MSIAKLDKEKELLLLIDKLDYAFQPIVNTRTGKIYAVEALIRGYQNLGFKTIPDLFDNLFDKELLYKVDLILRKKAFKKFNHIKIYNLKLFYNLDNRLLYMPDFKEGNTSLILKELNIKEESICFEITENGTMQNKLMINKILNNYKNEGFHIAIDDFGTGISGLELLYLSEAHFIKLDRFFIRNINKDSRKKLFCSSIVDMAHVMGIKVIAEGIEDIGEYYTCKDIDIDFIQGFLIARPTLNIAEIKDSYENVPNLFKNDKRKSNNNLIDKTYIQYIEPLNINSTLHDLFLYFKEFPTNTFVPITDENSALVGVIYEVDIKKLSYSQYGMSLAQNKSFRSKLSTYIRSSLSIEVSWGIDKTLEMFNLRGNESKGIFVTKDNCYLGFINVNNLLSLSYKRNIEIAQNQNPLTKLPGNNQIDKFIQDSFKENQKTHIVYFDFNDFKPFNDYYGFRQGDRAILIFSELLQKELNKSSLIAHIGGDDFFVGFRNLDYKEVYEQINEIQILFKNSVSSLYNDEDIENGYIKTKDRFGEIREFDLLSVSSAIIEINQNSNSKNLDTILGKIKKASKQMKNPLGISILL